One part of the Methanomethylovorans hollandica DSM 15978 genome encodes these proteins:
- a CDS encoding PGF-pre-PGF domain-containing protein produces the protein MRIKLIRLILFGIVLLLVMMTVGIGSSEKINVQQVGSFGSDREIGDIEVVGNYAYVLQLGDLVVLSVTDPTNPVEVSRITPPTNTGFGSITSSDKYIYVAASDYSIGTTLMIYDINNPTTPKLVGQYTNPDSTEIIEVSNDYAYLLSYGKGCFILDVSNPVSPQLVGQYILNDITNLDVSDQYLHLVAGHYLNGNSQTGSFMVLDISNQAEPKLVGQYTNSYIFNDVAVSGQYVYLANGANGLIVLDISNPTIPQLVGKLSVTGSDTEQVVISAKYAYVLNSDSDVYSLEIANIANPKVPTLVDQDYYTSYPEDPVEHYSAFDGCGIGAVSGNYIYMIPEYGGLSILKTEIQDDGPTEGSLVQVQGSSDVYLIENGMKCHFTSPEALEWNGYSFSNVIQVSSEMLISIPDGADISITQAIIDKYHALGGSPIFGQPVGTGELDGESDSVGNYCSYVNFQNGAIDCFKNGPHTGEAYAIFNPLFTKWGQLGYGAGTLGYPIEAMSEPQISKYGTLFRYQTFSNGGQSGALEYNINSGEVVEIHGAIFAKWGTLGYANSVLGLVTSDERDAVTSFKGTTGKVSDFENGHLHWHGSGDHYMATYMTYGELDELYAIVGGTASGLGFPIMDQEEREGHEYCEFEGGKIEWDDSTSAYVVKLNNVDSTIKVGEGATPTEITQKFLEAYERNGGLSVLGEPTTVVHEAFGYQVQDFPGASGIPGGVIMYNPIRNNASYIHGAIWEKYYNYPDKAQLGPVAEDEKEAAKSPQGTTGRYSKFETGTIHWISNQNDENTGHPQRGQAFVTYGKLDEVYTNLHGTYSDLGFPVMNQLDRSGHGYCDFEAGYIEWDKTENMYKSFIYSFGKINVYTDQDASKFALLKEGNFLLSGSGKSWNDELPVGKYMIYFYGVDNYYSKPQAFTLTTSGIDIHATYFKLLGEEISQYHKNDYYGALVIPKELFPEGDGNAIPIYVPEVVDNTNVVREEGDWKNVRTISQKLSDFDWSAFATGAITGMSPYEESPYYNDAAYMNFKHNSVASSAELFSSIAYSANSATQTFEIDITIQSNSRNDFRAVISLRNRAYGDFIDQWVDKGYVYKDGKKWTIDPRHKDDNKVVYVSLDRDTNNILYTPIVYSGDRIDFRYYFDGSGDGISVNGENYVRFMSFVVSPSESKYVRETISPMYFVSNSRDVFYVHSPCDIAVYNPQSKCTGIVDGNVKEEIPNSFCIVDEKRVVIYNSTDKYSCTLIGTDNGTYGLDIVSFKDFNTSIIQALDIPVTVGNVHQYTVDWYNLSKGEMGVFINIDNDNDGVFEKTIKTDNTMITATTFSDSKSGGGGGGSSGSSTSSKSSSSGGGGGGAGSAEDYANVAMKDVDTQYLKMNANVTYEFTREGNPIQSVSFYSLKNSGEITSTIEVLNNRSKLVNSTPEGSIYKYVNIWVGKSGFATAANIKDAKVRFKVNDSWLQDMALSPEDVKLQRHNGTGWEILPTTIQNNTSGYVIFESRTPGFSPFAITAEKLLASSTGDNMDVKSTETEDVGMNGTQPKKTPGFGFSMAILIIGVFAGGYVYLKRRQN, from the coding sequence ATGCGAATCAAGTTGATCAGATTAATTCTTTTTGGGATAGTATTACTTTTAGTAATGATGACTGTGGGAATAGGTTCATCTGAAAAAATAAATGTACAACAAGTAGGCAGTTTTGGCAGTGATCGAGAAATTGGAGACATAGAGGTAGTTGGAAATTATGCTTATGTCTTACAGCTCGGTGATCTTGTTGTATTAAGTGTAACTGATCCAACAAACCCAGTAGAAGTAAGTCGTATAACTCCACCAACAAATACAGGTTTTGGTAGTATTACTTCATCTGATAAATATATCTATGTCGCTGCTTCTGACTATTCAATTGGTACCACTCTTATGATATACGATATTAATAATCCGACTACACCAAAACTTGTAGGCCAATACACTAATCCTGATTCTACAGAAATTATAGAGGTATCTAATGATTATGCATATTTACTAAGTTATGGAAAAGGTTGTTTTATTCTGGATGTTAGTAATCCTGTATCACCACAACTAGTAGGACAGTATATTCTTAATGATATTACGAATCTTGACGTATCTGATCAATATCTACATTTAGTAGCTGGTCATTATTTAAACGGTAATTCCCAGACTGGCTCTTTCATGGTTCTAGATATAAGTAATCAAGCAGAACCAAAGCTTGTAGGACAGTATACTAACAGTTATATTTTTAATGATGTTGCGGTTTCTGGCCAATATGTATATTTGGCCAATGGTGCGAATGGCCTTATAGTTCTAGACATTAGTAATCCGACAATACCTCAACTTGTAGGAAAGCTGAGTGTAACTGGTAGTGATACAGAACAAGTTGTTATATCGGCTAAATATGCCTATGTGCTTAACTCGGATAGTGATGTATATTCTCTTGAAATTGCAAATATTGCTAATCCTAAAGTACCAACACTTGTAGATCAGGATTATTATACTAGTTATCCTGAAGATCCAGTAGAACATTATTCTGCATTTGATGGATGTGGCATTGGTGCTGTATCTGGTAATTATATATATATGATTCCCGAGTACGGTGGCCTATCTATTTTGAAAACTGAAATTCAGGATGATGGACCAACTGAAGGATCTTTAGTCCAAGTGCAAGGCAGTTCTGATGTCTACCTTATAGAAAATGGAATGAAATGCCATTTTACGTCTCCCGAAGCTCTTGAGTGGAACGGGTACAGTTTCAGTAATGTAATTCAGGTTTCAAGTGAGATGTTAATTTCCATTCCAGATGGCGCTGATATAAGCATCACTCAGGCTATAATAGACAAATATCATGCACTTGGTGGTTCTCCAATATTTGGACAACCAGTAGGTACAGGTGAGTTGGATGGAGAGAGTGATAGTGTAGGGAATTATTGTTCATACGTGAATTTCCAGAACGGTGCTATAGATTGTTTTAAGAACGGCCCACATACTGGAGAAGCGTATGCTATATTTAATCCATTGTTCACAAAATGGGGACAACTTGGATATGGAGCAGGTACTCTCGGTTATCCAATAGAAGCGATGTCTGAGCCTCAGATCTCTAAATATGGAACATTGTTTAGATATCAGACTTTTTCAAACGGAGGTCAGAGCGGTGCTCTTGAATATAACATCAATTCAGGGGAAGTAGTGGAGATACACGGTGCAATCTTTGCAAAATGGGGTACCTTGGGTTATGCAAACAGTGTTCTGGGTCTTGTTACAAGTGATGAAAGAGATGCTGTAACGTCCTTTAAGGGCACAACTGGCAAAGTGAGTGACTTTGAGAATGGACACCTTCACTGGCATGGTAGTGGCGATCATTATATGGCCACTTATATGACTTACGGAGAACTGGATGAACTATATGCAATTGTAGGTGGTACTGCAAGTGGATTGGGTTTCCCAATAATGGACCAAGAAGAAAGAGAGGGACATGAATACTGTGAATTTGAAGGTGGCAAGATTGAGTGGGATGATTCAACAAGTGCTTATGTTGTAAAATTAAACAATGTTGATTCTACTATAAAAGTGGGTGAAGGCGCTACTCCCACAGAGATTACACAAAAGTTTCTTGAAGCCTATGAACGAAATGGAGGATTAAGTGTATTGGGCGAACCAACTACAGTGGTTCATGAAGCTTTCGGATATCAAGTACAAGACTTCCCAGGAGCATCTGGCATTCCGGGGGGGGTGATCATGTACAATCCCATAAGAAATAACGCTTCTTATATCCATGGTGCAATTTGGGAAAAGTACTATAATTATCCAGATAAAGCTCAATTAGGACCTGTGGCAGAAGATGAAAAGGAAGCTGCAAAATCCCCCCAGGGAACAACAGGAAGGTACTCAAAGTTTGAGACAGGCACTATACATTGGATAAGTAATCAAAATGATGAAAACACAGGTCATCCTCAGAGGGGCCAAGCATTTGTTACTTATGGTAAACTTGATGAAGTATATACCAATTTGCATGGAACATATAGCGATTTAGGATTCCCCGTGATGAATCAATTAGATAGAAGTGGTCATGGGTACTGTGATTTTGAAGCTGGATATATTGAATGGGATAAGACCGAAAATATGTATAAATCATTTATATATTCATTCGGTAAAATTAATGTCTATACAGATCAGGATGCTTCAAAATTTGCATTATTAAAAGAAGGAAATTTTCTTTTATCAGGAAGTGGTAAAAGTTGGAATGATGAGCTACCAGTTGGGAAATATATGATTTATTTTTATGGTGTAGATAACTATTACTCTAAACCACAAGCTTTTACTCTTACCACTAGCGGCATTGACATACACGCAACTTATTTTAAATTATTGGGAGAAGAAATATCACAATATCACAAAAATGATTATTATGGTGCATTAGTGATACCTAAAGAATTGTTCCCTGAAGGGGATGGTAATGCTATACCTATATACGTTCCTGAAGTTGTGGATAATACGAATGTTGTTCGAGAGGAAGGAGATTGGAAAAATGTACGTACAATATCCCAAAAATTATCTGATTTTGATTGGAGTGCATTTGCAACTGGTGCTATAACCGGCATGTCACCATATGAAGAGTCTCCATACTATAATGATGCTGCATATATGAATTTCAAACACAATTCAGTTGCATCAAGTGCTGAGCTATTTTCATCAATAGCATATAGTGCAAATTCAGCTACCCAAACATTTGAGATAGATATTACCATTCAGAGTAATTCAAGAAATGATTTTAGAGCCGTAATCAGTTTAAGAAACAGAGCTTATGGGGACTTTATAGATCAATGGGTAGATAAAGGTTACGTATATAAAGATGGTAAGAAGTGGACTATAGACCCTCGTCACAAGGATGATAATAAAGTGGTATATGTTTCTTTGGATAGAGATACTAATAATATTCTTTACACGCCAATTGTATATTCAGGTGACAGAATAGATTTTCGTTACTATTTTGATGGATCTGGTGATGGTATTAGTGTCAATGGTGAGAACTATGTGAGATTTATGTCTTTTGTGGTTTCACCTAGTGAATCAAAATATGTAAGGGAAACAATTTCTCCAATGTATTTTGTATCTAACTCTCGAGATGTGTTTTACGTCCATAGTCCTTGTGATATTGCTGTCTATAATCCCCAGTCGAAATGTACAGGAATAGTAGATGGAAATGTAAAAGAAGAGATTCCAAATTCTTTTTGCATTGTTGATGAGAAACGGGTAGTAATTTATAATTCTACGGATAAATATAGTTGCACTTTAATAGGAACAGATAATGGAACATATGGATTAGATATTGTTTCTTTTAAGGACTTTAATACCAGTATTATTCAAGCTCTCGATATTCCAGTAACAGTAGGAAATGTTCATCAATATACTGTTGACTGGTACAATCTTTCTAAAGGAGAGATGGGTGTTTTCATTAACATTGATAATGATAATGATGGAGTATTCGAGAAAACAATTAAAACAGATAATACCATGATAACTGCAACTACTTTTTCCGATTCTAAAAGTGGCGGCGGTGGTGGCGGAAGCAGTGGGAGCAGCACCAGCAGTAAGAGTAGTAGCAGTGGTGGCGGAGGAGGCGGTGCAGGCTCTGCCGAAGACTATGCAAATGTAGCAATGAAAGATGTTGACACCCAGTACCTGAAAATGAATGCAAATGTAACCTATGAGTTCACAAGAGAAGGTAATCCCATCCAATCAGTTAGCTTCTATTCTCTCAAGAACTCAGGAGAGATTACATCCACTATAGAAGTGCTGAACAACAGATCAAAGCTGGTGAACAGCACCCCTGAAGGCTCCATCTATAAATATGTCAATATCTGGGTGGGTAAATCAGGGTTTGCCACTGCAGCTAACATTAAGGATGCTAAGGTAAGGTTCAAGGTCAACGACTCTTGGCTCCAGGATATGGCACTAAGTCCAGAAGACGTTAAGCTGCAGAGACATAATGGAACTGGATGGGAAATATTGCCAACTACCATCCAAAACAATACCTCCGGTTATGTGATATTCGAGTCTCGGACACCTGGCTTTTCGCCATTTGCTATTACTGCTGAAAAATTGCTTGCTTCTTCTACAGGTGACAATATGGATGTAAAGTCTACTGAGACAGAGGATGTTGGTATGAATGGAACGCAACCCAAAAAGACTCCAGGATTTGGATTCAGTATGGCCATTCTTATAATCGGAGTATTTGCAGGTGGATATGTGTACTTGAAGAGACGACAAAATTGA
- a CDS encoding tetratricopeptide repeat protein translates to MRTKRLIILAIVVIAIFSAGCNDKVNEEALSWNQKGNEYYSYGLDEEAIGAYEKATEIDPEYADAWYNMGEIHLEHGDYEEALVAFDNVVELEPKNSSAWYYKSLSLANIGENQGSRQSFEGAIVALDKAIELDSQNETLWDTKTWVLTELGSYEEAIESCDKVIDINPENADAWNMKGSLLHELGRTEEAQICKDKAKKLGYGS, encoded by the coding sequence GTGAGAACTAAAAGACTTATAATTCTGGCTATAGTGGTTATTGCTATTTTTAGTGCAGGATGCAATGACAAAGTAAATGAAGAGGCTCTAAGTTGGAATCAAAAAGGAAATGAATATTATAGCTATGGTTTAGATGAAGAGGCAATAGGAGCTTACGAGAAAGCCACTGAGATCGATCCAGAGTATGCTGATGCTTGGTACAATATGGGTGAAATCCATCTTGAGCACGGTGATTACGAAGAAGCACTTGTGGCATTTGATAATGTCGTTGAACTTGAGCCAAAGAATTCATCTGCATGGTATTACAAAAGTTTATCGCTTGCCAATATAGGCGAAAATCAAGGTTCGAGACAAAGTTTCGAAGGGGCAATAGTTGCATTAGATAAAGCTATTGAACTTGATTCGCAAAATGAAACATTATGGGATACAAAAACTTGGGTCTTAACAGAACTTGGCAGCTATGAAGAAGCAATAGAATCTTGTGATAAGGTAATAGATATTAATCCAGAAAATGCAGATGCATGGAATATGAAGGGTAGTTTACTTCATGAACTTGGTCGAACTGAAGAAGCTCAAATATGTAAAGATAAGGCTAAAAAATTGGGATATGGTAGCTAA
- a CDS encoding ATP-dependent nuclease, translated as MYISKLIIKNYRSINHVDIDFQNGMNLIVGKNNAGKSNIISALNLLFGDKYPTYLVFEDKDFFKYKEQEKEVDDGYFWVLAKLDGSFSNQIAEIKGLWMAKLNCEPFLVSENKLDINNALKINIETDLDDCTDFIPWGYKYSKKVYAKPNDTNYNLNSYFKQIKEAWILLYVKKDNSGEIIQKDFSFIMKTDNAAYRCWGLNSEFRDSLINSAVIPSFRDPEKQLKINNWSWYGKLIKRIWDENKDKKIQNQDNAQTLSYSETMNRLFQSVNTVGNELFEDITVNIKQNMDMTFQDCDFSFQFSTDTKDDIYKSINVFVDDGYKSLISNKGSGIQSAFIISAFCYYCSTFHKNSSLLVVEEPELYLHPQGRRSILQVFEDFITFNDAQNQVIITTHSSDFIKPEYINNITVIRKENGCTCQYKVNIDDGTEFKKKQIFNWKQNNELFFSEKILIVEGAEERFIPLIADKIMDQSSYLDKNNISVIRANGKGNIAKYIQIAKSLNIKWFALADLDFILKDLENLRDIVYFNSNELSIIRSKVRTLLENEENKWKKTEKINSRLLKPAESLDAKAFCNLMEKWETDETVRDELLDLWMHLKPNLRNKANYLVLKEDQEIYAKMKAFIKTLKSNNVFVLEKGELEDYLTSDGNSIRGSKEIRIFEIVTRVIDNKEDLSKYLDVQEFEEYVRCAIEN; from the coding sequence GTGTACATATCAAAATTAATAATTAAAAACTACAGAAGCATAAACCATGTTGATATTGATTTCCAAAATGGCATGAATCTGATTGTGGGTAAAAACAATGCTGGTAAAAGTAATATAATCAGCGCATTAAACTTACTTTTTGGAGACAAATATCCAACCTACCTTGTTTTTGAGGATAAAGATTTTTTTAAATACAAGGAACAGGAAAAAGAAGTCGATGATGGATACTTTTGGGTACTTGCAAAATTAGATGGTAGTTTCTCAAATCAAATTGCTGAAATCAAAGGATTGTGGATGGCAAAACTAAACTGCGAACCATTTCTAGTATCTGAAAATAAACTTGATATTAACAATGCTCTCAAAATCAATATAGAAACTGATCTGGATGATTGTACAGATTTTATTCCGTGGGGATACAAATATAGTAAAAAGGTATATGCAAAGCCCAATGATACCAACTATAATTTAAATTCCTATTTCAAACAAATAAAAGAAGCCTGGATACTATTGTATGTTAAAAAAGATAACTCCGGAGAAATAATCCAAAAAGATTTTTCTTTTATAATGAAAACAGATAATGCAGCATATAGGTGTTGGGGACTTAACAGTGAGTTTAGAGATTCTTTAATAAATAGTGCTGTTATTCCATCATTTCGAGACCCAGAGAAGCAATTAAAAATTAACAACTGGTCATGGTATGGAAAACTTATCAAGCGGATATGGGATGAAAACAAAGACAAAAAAATACAAAATCAGGATAATGCTCAGACTTTGTCATATTCTGAAACAATGAACCGGTTATTCCAATCAGTTAATACTGTTGGTAATGAGTTGTTTGAAGACATTACGGTTAATATTAAACAAAACATGGATATGACTTTTCAGGACTGTGATTTTTCATTCCAATTTTCTACAGACACAAAAGATGACATATACAAGTCAATCAATGTATTTGTTGATGATGGATATAAGTCACTTATATCCAACAAAGGATCTGGAATTCAGAGTGCGTTTATAATAAGTGCTTTTTGTTATTATTGCTCGACATTTCATAAAAATAGCTCATTGCTTGTAGTTGAAGAACCCGAATTATATCTACATCCTCAAGGACGAAGATCTATACTTCAGGTGTTTGAAGATTTTATAACATTTAATGATGCACAGAATCAAGTTATAATAACAACACATTCTTCTGATTTCATTAAGCCAGAATATATAAACAATATAACAGTGATACGAAAAGAAAATGGATGTACATGTCAATATAAAGTCAACATTGATGATGGAACTGAATTTAAGAAAAAGCAGATTTTTAATTGGAAACAAAATAACGAATTGTTCTTTTCAGAAAAAATACTAATTGTCGAAGGAGCAGAGGAACGATTTATACCTTTAATAGCTGATAAAATAATGGATCAAAGTTCATATTTGGATAAAAACAATATTTCTGTAATTCGGGCAAATGGTAAAGGCAACATAGCAAAATACATCCAGATTGCCAAAAGCCTTAATATTAAATGGTTTGCACTTGCAGATCTTGATTTTATATTGAAAGATTTGGAAAACCTAAGAGACATTGTTTATTTCAATAGTAATGAATTGTCTATAATCAGAAGTAAAGTACGTACATTACTAGAAAATGAAGAAAATAAATGGAAGAAAACTGAAAAAATCAACTCTAGGTTACTTAAACCTGCAGAATCCCTGGATGCAAAAGCCTTTTGTAATCTGATGGAAAAATGGGAAACCGATGAGACAGTAAGAGATGAACTCCTTGATCTTTGGATGCACCTAAAGCCAAATTTAAGGAACAAAGCAAACTACTTGGTATTAAAAGAAGATCAGGAAATATATGCAAAAATGAAAGCATTTATAAAAACCCTAAAATCTAACAATGTTTTCGTTTTAGAAAAGGGTGAACTAGAGGATTATTTAACATCTGATGGTAATAGTATAAGGGGCTCAAAAGAAATACGAATATTTGAAATTGTGACAAGGGTAATTGATAACAAAGAAGATCTTTCCAAATATCTAGACGTTCAAGAATTTGAAGAATATGTGCGCTGTGCAATAGAAAATTAG
- a CDS encoding HEAT repeat domain-containing protein → MPADQEEIHRLSLSEDKEDRAKAIVLIENEFENLPDKYDAWNDLIRLVNDEIWSNKVNAINFVSSAFKYLPDKSIAWSDFIRLVGDEDKDIYINFQVSYLLFSAFKYTPNKYVALSDLHRLTIASHYSVREIAACILGRVFPSISEEYKYAAWSDLHILTCDLHYEVRRKVIHSLAYAFEHIPEEQKSEAWEDLHRLTSDEDDFVRSNTPDLLSIIFSSFPEECKFLAWEDLHRLTNDEYCWVRTHASSSLGVSFKYIPDKSVAFSDLHRLTSDESRWVKESVVYALFFAFENVPDKSTAYSDIVRLKSDPDSCVRTKVAEYIGSYFSSIPDEYKSAVLSDLHSLLIDGDTYVRMYAYYSLGKISIHEASKSSNEADSRILLDKAIQYFEKSVKEGPWESPATFCSFFYRSFDDVLFKKVHPKNVEKDYIAAAKIWSRDSETKHKLIEAVEQLSKALEIAYDARESGSDWQETLKRCSDICNYAEQLMNDNKDKTPAAHSLYKIAKPSFDKRITELIDKLKETADIAYDKSRNTPAEPIASFIKEEIYGWRVENQVQMEKSLNNLLFSLKTQIPNIPETKFIYEKIDEIKSYKIVEDQIAALISLIPLILQMSIESKLNIIIENQNKTFDKVTQIDKTTSDTNETVTRTESKVDSILQTVTELKEIASKLKAEGNEKGSQDVNDIADKIKVLLENKDPKEMTLFIEKLQKEVPDIFEEIEKSTAPKDVKEKAKIGLKDKMMETGKSITFAVATNWIATYLPSIITAGVSGLLVPGIILAVLVSIVNLRNQDLK, encoded by the coding sequence ATGCCAGCGGATCAGGAAGAAATACACAGGTTAAGTTTGAGTGAAGATAAAGAAGATAGGGCAAAGGCTATAGTGCTAATTGAAAACGAATTTGAAAATTTACCTGACAAGTATGACGCATGGAATGATCTCATTAGATTGGTGAATGATGAAATTTGGAGTAATAAAGTAAATGCAATTAACTTTGTATCTAGTGCTTTTAAATATCTTCCTGACAAATCTATTGCTTGGTCTGATTTCATTAGACTCGTGGGAGATGAGGATAAGGATATATATATAAATTTTCAAGTTTCTTATCTTCTATTTTCCGCTTTCAAATATACTCCTAATAAATATGTTGCTTTATCTGATTTACATCGTCTAACGATTGCTAGTCATTATTCTGTTAGAGAAATTGCTGCTTGTATCCTTGGTAGAGTGTTTCCTTCCATATCTGAAGAGTATAAATATGCTGCTTGGTCTGATTTACATATTCTAACATGTGATCTGCATTATGAGGTTAGACGAAAAGTTATTCATAGCCTTGCTTATGCTTTTGAACATATTCCTGAAGAACAGAAGTCTGAGGCTTGGGAGGATTTACATAGGCTAACAAGTGATGAAGATGACTTCGTTAGAAGCAATACTCCTGATCTCCTAAGTATTATTTTTTCTTCTTTCCCCGAAGAATGCAAGTTTCTTGCTTGGGAGGATTTACATAGGCTAACAAATGATGAATATTGTTGGGTTAGGACACATGCTTCTTCTTCTCTTGGTGTTTCTTTTAAGTACATTCCTGACAAATCCGTTGCTTTTTCTGACCTACATCGTCTAACAAGTGATGAAAGTCGTTGGGTTAAAGAAAGTGTTGTTTATGCTCTATTTTTTGCTTTTGAAAATGTTCCTGACAAATCTACTGCCTACAGTGATATAGTTAGATTAAAAAGTGATCCGGATTCATGTGTTCGTACAAAAGTTGCTGAGTACATTGGTTCGTATTTTTCTTCGATTCCAGATGAATACAAGTCAGCTGTCTTGTCCGATCTGCATAGTCTACTAATTGATGGGGACACATATGTTAGAATGTATGCATATTATTCTCTTGGGAAAATTTCGATACATGAAGCTTCTAAATCATCAAATGAAGCTGATTCTAGAATCTTGTTGGATAAAGCAATCCAATATTTTGAAAAATCCGTAAAAGAAGGTCCTTGGGAAAGCCCTGCGACATTTTGTAGTTTCTTTTATCGTTCTTTTGACGATGTTTTGTTCAAGAAAGTACATCCAAAAAATGTAGAGAAGGATTATATTGCAGCTGCTAAAATATGGAGCCGCGATTCTGAGACCAAACATAAACTTATAGAAGCTGTTGAACAACTATCTAAAGCTCTAGAAATAGCATACGATGCTCGTGAATCTGGTAGCGATTGGCAAGAAACACTAAAACGTTGCTCAGATATCTGTAATTATGCTGAACAATTGATGAATGATAACAAAGATAAAACACCTGCTGCACATAGTTTGTATAAGATAGCTAAGCCATCTTTTGATAAAAGAATAACAGAACTTATTGATAAATTGAAGGAAACAGCAGATATTGCTTACGATAAATCGCGGAATACTCCTGCTGAACCGATTGCTTCTTTCATTAAAGAGGAAATATACGGGTGGAGAGTTGAAAATCAAGTTCAAATGGAAAAGAGTCTTAATAACTTACTTTTTAGCCTAAAAACACAGATCCCTAATATTCCTGAAACTAAATTTATTTATGAAAAAATAGATGAGATAAAGAGTTATAAGATCGTTGAAGACCAGATTGCAGCTCTTATATCATTGATTCCTTTGATTCTACAGATGTCCATAGAATCAAAATTAAATATTATTATAGAGAACCAAAACAAAACTTTTGATAAAGTAACTCAAATCGATAAAACAACAAGTGACACAAATGAAACAGTTACTCGAACCGAAAGTAAGGTTGATTCAATCCTCCAAACTGTTACTGAACTAAAAGAGATTGCATCTAAGTTAAAGGCAGAAGGAAATGAAAAAGGAAGCCAGGACGTCAATGATATAGCTGATAAAATCAAGGTTTTACTGGAAAATAAAGATCCTAAAGAGATGACCCTTTTTATCGAAAAACTCCAAAAAGAAGTACCAGATATCTTTGAGGAAATCGAAAAATCCACTGCTCCTAAAGATGTGAAAGAAAAAGCAAAAATAGGTTTGAAAGACAAAATGATGGAAACTGGAAAGAGTATTACATTTGCTGTTGCTACAAACTGGATTGCTACTTATTTACCTTCTATCATAACTGCTGGTGTCTCTGGACTTTTAGTTCCGGGTATCATACTTGCTGTTTTGGTATCAATTGTGAATTTGAGAAATCAAGATCTAAAATAA